A single genomic interval of Rhododendron vialii isolate Sample 1 chromosome 3a, ASM3025357v1 harbors:
- the LOC131318921 gene encoding uncharacterized protein LOC131318921 — protein sequence MTEQVASTLMFCDTAREVWTQAQELYSGVDNLRRTYDLHQSFFNISQGDDSFKEYYAKFRRICNELDICEPLTADIQVIRRQRERMKVTRFLSGASSTFGPVGNQILGNRDLPPLSEVFSRLRQSSSISAPTSGRSALSSAISDSSALSVSHGRGRSRDSGFSSRGRDYGVSGRGFGGRDSGFGGRSRDSGGRSFGRGRGFGGRDSGFDNRGGRISGGGGRGRGRDSRFCTHCWGTNHTVEFCYNLHGFPQAYQATISQDTEQFTQSSADVAISAEEYQRFLSFQAATGSSTATLAQTGSSVACVASSSSSPWVIDSGATDHMTGSQDGEEDWWGH from the exons ATGACGGAACAGGTTGCTAGTACGCTGATGTTCTGTGATACAGCTAGAGAGGTGTGGACACAGGCACAAGAGTTGTATTCAGGTGTCGACAACCTCCGTCGCACATATGATCTTCATCAGTCTTTCTTTAATATATCTCAGGGTGATGATTCTTTTAAGGAATATTATGCTAAGTTTCGGCGCATTTGTAATGAATTGGATATATGTGAGCCACTTACTGCTGATATTCAGGTTATACGGCGCCAGCGTGAACGTATGAAGGTTACTCGTTTTTTATCCGGTGCATCATCCACTTTTGGCCCTGTGGGTAATCAGATTTTGGGAAATCGTGACTTACCTCCGCTCAGCGAGGTATTCAGTCGTCTCCGACAGTCATCGTCTATTTCTGCACCGACTTCTGGTCGTTCTGCTTTGTCTTCCGCTATTTCTGACAGCTCTGCTTTGTCTGTCAGCCATGGTCGCGGTCGCAGTCGTGATTCTGGATTTAGTAGTCGTGGCCGCGATTATGGGGTGAGTGGTCGTGGCTTTGGTGGCCGTGATTCTGGGTTTGGAGGTCGTAGTCGTGATTCTGGAGGCCGTAGTTTTGGTCGTGGTCGTGGCTTTGGTGGCCGTGACTCTGGTTTTGATAATCGTGGGGGTCGCATATCAGGGGGAGGTGGCCGCGGTCGCGGCCGTGATTCAAGATTTTGCACTCATTGTTGGGGAACAAATCATACGGTGGAGTTCTGTTATAACCTTCACGGCTTTCCCCAGGCTTATCAGGCTACTATCTCTCAGGATACTGAACAGTTTACTCAATCCTCTGCCGATGTGGCTATTTCAGCCGAGGAGTACCAAcgttttttgtcatttcaggCTGCGACAGGATCCTCTACTGCTACGCTCGCTCAGACCGGTTCATCCGTTGCTTGTGttgcctcctcttcttcctctccttgggTTATTGACTCAGGAGCcacagatcatatgactg gatctcaagacggggaggaagattggtgggggCATTGA